GAAAGAGATTCTCCCTCGCACTTGTACGCTGTCTGTTAACCAAGCCATTCAACACAGCTTCAGTTTTTCGCGGTGTCCAAGTTTGACAGGCGGCAGGCGCACTGCACCAAAGACAAAAAAGGTCGCCAGAAGAATGGAGAGACCCGCGTGCTGCTaaacgaggagggagaaggagagtgTCTGgcgcgacgagagagaaagactctCAAAGACCCCGCCATGATCCGCAAGCTCGCCGGACCAAAAACCGCGGGATCTGACATGGAGACTCAGGCGTTGTCTGTTTCTCAGGGGAGTTAAAAAGATCCCCTTCTTCGGGAAAAAAGGGTCCGCCGCCTCTCCGAATCACCTCAAAAAACCTCACTCGAGGAAAATCGCTCACTATCATCCGAACAACTAAAACGTTCCCTTGACTCGTCTATCTACTTTCCCCCTGCACATCGAGTTCGCTTCCATCCGATGTGTTTTCCTTCAACGACCCCGTTGTCCCAAACCGCTCTCTCGACCGCCCTTCCCCCGACTCTGTGCcgccctcgttttctctccgatTCCATCGAAAATTCCCCGCAAAGTCCCGCCGCGCCGCCTCCCTTTGCGGCCTCGATTCTCGGCACCTCAACGCCCGAAACCACATGTAGattcttcgtctgcagacCCCTCTCGCGGTTTCCATCTCTCGCCCTGCCCTAGAAGCTGTTGTCGGCCACGCCTACAAAGAACCGcccagggagaagagacatcCCGCCGTTTCTGAATGCGATAGGCCTTGCGAAGGTGACGCTCAGCAACGCTAGGCGAACGCAGACGCCCACCGAGGGCCAGTGGCAAACACTCCAGCCTGTTTTCTCGCGCACTCTGTCGACTGCATTCAAAAGCGTCTCCTCGATGTCGTGGCCTCGTCTTAAaagtctctgcttcgcttgGGCGAGAAACCGCAGGGGCCGACTGCCGCCGACGCCAGACCCCTCCTCTGCCGCGCTGGTCAGGGTGCTCGAGCCCAACGAGCTGTCTCCGACCGCGATCGCGGCTGCCGTGGCGCCTAAGGCGCtagcggcggcggcggctggGCTCGGGGACGACGACGACGtgccaggaagaagaaagggcgAGACCCCCACGCTGTGGtcgaaaaagaaggcgactTCCATCAGCTTCAAGGGAAGACGAGCGGTGCCGCCTCCGAGTGGTAGTCtgtcgaaaaagagacaaaagcatGTGAAACCAACATCCATGACAGCAAAGGCACACGAAGACGCAAAATCGGGAATGCGGATGCTGCCACGCGAAAGGCGAATGGTTGCGAATCAGACTCAGCGGAAAGCGAACGtgttcttcgtcctcgcctttGCATACGGTTGTCCCcggagtgtctcctctttgtctcctaGACGCGTCCCCCTCTCTATGTGGCCATGAGCGAGGGATCGGTTTCTTGTCTGCATGGAGCCCACACTAGTTTTAGAATCCCTGCTTCAAgctcccttctcttcgcttccactCCACGTCGCCTCTGCCCCACCTCGCTTGTCtgtcttgctttctctccgtctcgtcgtTTCGTAGAGTACGACACGAACGAGTCTGAGAAAGGAGCTCACAAGCGCTTTCTTCCTGGAGTTCACTTGACCTGCGGCTGCCGTGTTAGTTCACGCGTTTCGCCTGCTCgtgcctcgcctctcggcCACTGTCTATCTCACCTGGCGACGATGGGCAGGCTGAGTTCGATCGCGCCATCCGCGACCGCCTCAAAGATTCCCACGGGCTCTGCACCCCAGGCGCGCAGTCTGTTGCCCTTCTGCCCTGAAAGTTTCAGCATCTCCCAGGGAGGCAGCCGCGCGGCAGCTGCTCGTAGCGAGCTTGCGAGGAACCGACGTCTGTCTGCGTGCGAGGGGAGGGACGAGACAACGGCaggagctgcatgcgccttccCCGCTGCGCCCGCAGGCTCTGAAGACTTCGCTGGCGCGGAGCAAGCCGACGAAGCAACCGAAGAAGACATGGGAGAGgttgacgaggaagaaaaggggagcGCGGCGGCAGGCTCGGAGAGTAGCGACGTTTCGATGGCCTCGCgggggggagaaagagggtCAGTGGTCGACGGGAGCGAAACAGCGGGCGACGCCGTGGACGGGTGAATGACAGGAAAGgcgcagagggagagacgagggaggacgcaaagggaagacgaagaaggaagggaagacgcgacagaCGCGTTGACGGCCTCGGCAGACGAAAGcgcagaagaacaagaggaaagatACGCAGAAACATGCGAGGATACCTGAGCCCAAAGTGCACGCCCGCGACATGCGACATCTTGCCACATCTgacgaggaagcggaggagacgaacgagcagaacacgacggagaagacgacgcgggagagagacagctggcgAGGAtaggaagaaggagacgtgGAGGCAGGAGAAGGTCGATGTTGAGGCGAGTCCGAACAGCGAGTTGGGAGAAATCGAAgggcgagacgagagaaatcAGAGGACGTAAGAGAAGGCTTCGGAGCCTTCCTTGAGAGGTGGAAGAAGCGTAGGAGGAGCgggacagaaagagagacgaaaacggaaAGACACGGGACGCGAACGACAGGGACGCTCCACAATACGGAAGCGGCGGACAAGAGGAGtacagagacggagacgcagacggaaaAGATGAAGCAAAGAGAACAGGCGCAAACGGGAGGTTAGCGAGAGCAACAGTTCGCGTCCACACACCCGCCGCCCACGCCCGGGAGGCGacgaaaggcgagacagaggcgagggcCGCAGAAACCGTCTCCTTCACCTCCCGGCATCTCTGTGAGAAGCGGCTCTCGTCTCTCAGCGGTCGCGGCACCAGCTTGGCGGCAAACGCAGACACGCGAGAAGGCACCAAGGAGGACAGCGAAAAGGACCGCGCGGTACCGACGTGAGGCCGAGGCGGTGAGAACCCCGCGAGACCTGGAAGCGGTGGAAGAGGACGATCCCGGGACACCCGCGACGGCCGAGATCCAGGGCGTGTTGAGGCGCTACCAGAAGACGTAAGAGGCGCGAACGCGGCTGCCGCGTCGGCAGCCGTGTACGGTGTATAGACGCCTGCGAACGACGACGCCTCGAAGCCCCAGGTCGGCGCCAACCTCGTGGGAGGCAGGCCAAACTGCATGGGGAACAGGCGTCacaaaaagacgaaacgtGAGAAGAGGGGACAAAGTGAGAACCTCAGTATCGACATCtgggtgaagaagagagacacgagcaaATCTGGACGTCCGCGGGTCAGCCGGGGAGGGGACGGTGAGAATTGCAGGGACGCGCAGAAGACAAgccaagaagaaaacgtcagagagaggaaacaaagcgagaagacaaagcaCGCCAGACGGCACCAGCGCCGCCGGAAGAGTGTTCACACACTTGAAATGTACTGTGCCAGGAAGACCAGTTCcaaagggaaggagaagcttTCCTTCGCGCGAGCGATATCTTGGGGAACGATGTCCCCCATGACGCAACGAGAagggaaacaagagaaatgAGAGAACTGGAAGAAACAGCAAGAAACGGGGAGCTGTCGAGAAGAGCACTCCGAGCAGAAAACATCGCCACCAGGCACAGGAAGAATGCCTAAACAAAACAAGAGAGACCTCACAATCCACGCCAGAACGAGAGGACGAAAGGCCCCTTGAGGCGTTCGAACGTCGGGCAAACGCGTTCACCAGAAGCTGGAAGCGACACccgaaaagcgaaaaagagaaagcgtCTACATGTGCAGACGGCTTCCTCTCACGTTCCCCGTACCTGACGCGACGATTCAGAGAACTGGAAGCGCACACCTCCTGCGACCTTGGCGACATCGTGGGCGACCGAGGGATCCGTGAGCACAGAGCCGCGTTCccgcgagggaagaagagaagcgacgtcATCGGCAGAGACCATCGCGACGGAGGTTGTAGTCGTTGTCGGTGCAAACCGAGGAGGCTGCAGCATGCCTAGAGCGTTTCGTACCTTGTCGCCCCAGCTTTGGCTCTCCTTGCGATGCGgcgcgtcttcgtttctcttctcaccaACATGTGACGTGTCAGACGCTTCCGCCAACGAACTGGGGAGCCTCGACGAGTCGCTGCCCTGGCGCGAGGCGCTGCCCGCGAGTCCCAGGTTGACGTACAGTCCCTTGCGCCGCTCGATAGTCGCCTCACCCCACATCGTCCCCGCCGCGCCCAAGCGCCTTTCTCCTGAGGCTGCAAAGCCCACACGAAAATGACCTGCgggaacgaggagacgcgccggcgtctgcggcggAGTGGCGGGCAGAGGTGCAGATACACCAGAGACAGACGTCGGCGACTCGGGCGTCGGAGGCGGCGCGGAGAGAATgcgagacaacagagaagacgacggaagACTGGGATTCgaccgagaaggcgacgatgGCAAAAGGGGAGGAGGCGAATACGAAGACGACGCCGAGGCCAGCAACCGGACAGACTCCCGGTCTCTGGAGGAGAAAACACAAGCCGAAGTCTCCATATAGTCAGGCCAGAGCTCACACTCCAAAGAACTACGCGAAATACGAAGCCTGTGTACGCACCGTATATCTTACAGCGTACACGTATATATGAaactatatatacatacttGTAAATTCATCAAtacacttatatatatatatatatatatggacacTAGCATGAGGTTGCGTGGCTTGGCTTCAAGCCTGGTGCAGGCTGATCAGAACGTGTTTTTCATATCAATATCAGAGAAGCTggtttctgtcgctgctgcttccAGTGACACCCGAAATCCATCCAGTTACATCTGAACCTATTCGGAGTGGCAGCGCCGTCGTACGACTGATGAGTTAACTCCAAACTATCGCTCTTAAACCGCAACGACGTGACATAAGCTCTAGTTCCACGACAGCAGTGATGTCGACAATACGCCTTGCTTTTTCTCATTTTTTTCGTCGCCTACGTtgctcgcgagagagagttGAAGAGGAGTTCAGCACAGAGCGAAGAGCTTTGGGCTCTGGAGGGAGGAAGTGAAACTGCGTCGTCtgtcgtctgtttctgtccTGGCAGAAAATcgagcgagggcgagagcCGCAGGGCGACGCTCCCGCGGGCGGCAGTGCCGAAAAGATTTCGATGTTCCAGCAGAAGCTGTCCCTCGACGTCGCGGAgcgcagacgaaaacgagaggcCTGGAGACAAGTAATTCtcaaaaaaaaacgcacTACTGAATGAAGCGCGGGAAACGGGGCGGAATTATAACGAAACAACATGAgtaagagagaaggaaacgaaacagatGAGTTAAGCGCATGAGCTGGAAAACATGGACATtctctctatatatgtacgtatttATGTTAACGCGgacgtgtatatatatatatatacagataccTATGTACATCTCTAAACactctatatctatatatatatatatatatatatatatatgtcgtCTGAGTCAGGCGCGTCTCTCACCTGGCCGAAGAGAACAAGCAGGTTTTTCTACGGCGGCGACTTCCACGCGGATGCCCCCGTCTCCAGGAAGCACCGCGGCAGTCGCGTGTGCGTCCGCGAAAAGATCTGCATAGAGGAGAAAAATCGAGACGGGGAAAGGGTGaccggagacgaagaaagagaagacgcgagagcacGAGTGAGAAGACGCACGAAAatagagaaggaaagacacgaGACACGAGTCAGAGAGGGGCAAAACGAGCAACACGATGGGCGAGAAGGCAGGCGTGTGAGAAAGCAAGGAAGACGATAAGCTTCGATGGAAATCCTCTCCAGACGGTGCAAGCCGAGTGGAAAAGGGAGAACGGCGACAAGAGACAGGGTGACCCACGGCAAACAGACCAGAGAAGAGTGACGAGGAGATCGAATCGTGATTGTTGGAAGTGTCGTATTGCCGGAGGATTACCGTCGTTCTCGTGCTCTGTAGAGACACCCCGTTTGTAAGTTCTCCCTTTGGACTGCCCGGAAGGAAGTTATACATCTCACTGGACAGGGTCTCTGTCTCATGGCGGCTACGCAGCGGCTTCTCCAGAGTTTTTCGAATGCACCTTACGGGTGCTTCTTTCTCAGCCTGCGGCTTGCCAGACTtcactcgcttcttcccgccTTCCTCGACGTACACGCCTTGATCATGGCGTCCCTCCCGAAGCTGGCATCTGCCGTGgcttctccagtttctctgttttctcaaGGCTGTTTCCCCCCGGGAGTTTACCCGCTTCAGTTGCCACTCGGTGCCAGCGCTGGGCATCCCACTTGAACGGCTTGCCCGGGACGAGGCCCAAGTGATGGGCGAGGAGCTCTGGGTTCAGGGTGCCCTGTGTTTCGACGAGTTCCTCGCAGCGGTGTGCGTCGTGTTCCACGGAGGTCGATTGCGCGGCCTTCTCGGCAGTGTCTAGCTGTGTTCGCGGCGAGTCGGGCGCTGTCTTCGGgggtctctgtcgcgcgaagaaggcgaggtgGAGAGGGGGATTTGCAGTTGGAGGCTCCTCGCAGTCGAACGAAATGAGGAACGCGGGGACAggcttctccgtcgtttcAGTGCCAGCCGAGACACCGGGGGCTCCACGGGCGCTGACTGGAACGCTGGAAGGAAGGAAGTGGGGACGCGGAACCAAGTGCGCAAACAAATAGCCATTTTCGAGGTACCACGCGTTCACGATATCCACGAAGGTACGGATCAAGGCTTCATTTTCCTCTGCCGACAATGCAGAGGACTTGGATGAAGCGGCGGGAGAacctggagaaggcgaagcagaccGACGAGACACACGAGGGGCGTTGGAAGAGGACGTGGACGAGGCGGAAGACGTCGAGGCGGGACTGACGTGTTTCGAGAGAAGTTCCTTCTCAAGCTGTCGGACAAGGCGCGAGGGAAGCACTTGGGAGCCTTGGACTCTGAAGCCAACGATCGTGTAGTGCGGCGGCAGCGAGGGAAGCTGAAGAGCCGCTTCGGGGGTGTCGACATCGCCACTCCCCTTCTGCTCAACAGACAGAGGGTCTGCACGACGCGGTCccgcgaaggcgacaggagcagaagacaaAGGGCGCGATGagtgggagagagaagaagagcgggcATCAGAGgacggaggaagacgacgaatcGAGAAAGCAGTTGAGAGGCGCTTGCAGCCGTCGCTCGGTTCGACCGAGGAGAGGCTAGAGGAGAcggtagagagagaggcagcgtGCGATGCGTGAGAGGGGCGGGGGTGCGACGCTTCCTGTCGCTGTGCGTAGTAGAGACCAgggaaactggagaagacCCCCGAGGCtggaagacgagacgcatccgcaaagacgaagccgaggaaCCCGGCATTCGGAGAGTCGCCGAAGAGCGGGAGAACGAGATACAATGcggcaagagagagaagcagtgtGGGAGTCGACacgcagaaaaggaactgaaggagacagagaaagagcttCAAGATTGAACACCGCCGCCGTGGCGACGAtgcctgtctttcttcctccgccaTAGTCCACGACTCAAAAGAGCGAAACGTGTGTTTCTACGGTCGCTCAACGTTCTTGCTTCTGAGAGCTCTGATTCCGGTGTTCACCGGGGAAGACTCCCCTTTTGCGTGTGTTTATTTCTCCCGCCCCCTCAAtcctcctcccttttcttgtTCGCCGCCGCGGGTGGATGCAGCAGGCAACTCCCCGAGTGGTGAAGCCGTAACGCGGAAGCGGAAACAAGCCCGCTCGAACTGAAGGCCTAGACTACATACATTCAACCGCGTTCTTCAGCCAAGAGTGGCAGGCAGCACGGTTCTCTTGTGGATCTCTGTGCCATGCATAGTTCACACGATGTGTACGCCGCTTCCCTCCCAGACCCGTTGAACCGCCCACTTTTAAAGGAAGACCTTCTCTGGGCACTCCAAGGTCTCTGTTGCCTGAGGATCACCCAAAATGATTCTCGAAATCCGCCGCTCTGGACGATGTGCAGCGGCCGCGGTCTGAGCGctcccttgtctctctgggAAACGACTGGGAAACCTCCCGCACGAACGGTTGCTTACGTTCCTTTCTCCGCAAAAGGAGAAGGGTGAGTGCATACAGAGTTCTGATCTTcgcctttcgtttttctttcttctttccccggaCTTCCTCATGTCTGAAGTTGCTTGTCTTGTTCGGTTCGTGCGACACGCGTCGGCCACACACGCGTATACACGCAGGGCAAGTGCGAGGACGGTAAAGCCGCTCAAAGGccaaggagacaaagaacagGGTGCGACAGGAAGAAATGTTGAGCCGATAAAGAAGGAAACCCCTCTGAGacgggaagcgagagaaaacgcgtttttttcgacgTTTTCCCCCGACAGAGCGagcgcctcctgtctccgcattCACGCGTGTGCCGCGGCAGAGGAACCCGGCATGTGTGCTCATCAGCACacctgaaaagagaaagaaatagCCATCGTTAGTTTCTTAGGGTTGATTTGCTTTGCCTATCCTTTTCTCGAAAAATCCGTTTCTTAAAAGCACGCGTTCGACCCAGCCTTCGAGATGGGCTCTTTCGgatgtctcgttttctctggcgctgcctctctcaGAAAAGGGCTGCTGCGATGCCTAAGAAAGTGGTAAAAGAAACTATTTCGGTGACAACACGTGTGCCACCTTCATTTGAGACAGAGACATGTTCACTTAACAGAGTGAATGGGTTTTCCCCCATCTTTCGCCTAAAACCTAGCCTACCGAACTTGTCTCCAGTTATGAGACACACACCCAGTTCTTTAGAACGGCTGTGCgccaccaccccactggactgcgCAAGAGAGCTCAAAGTGTTTGCTTTCAAATCCAGATCTTAGTACCTATAGGAGTAGCAATCGCAAGTGCCACAGCTGAGAAGGACGCCGTGTATCTTCGTCTTGACCCAGAGTCAGCATGTGGTGCGGCCACATCAGAGAGCGATGGAGCATTGCTTCTCATGCGAAAGATTCAGAAAAGAGACATGTGCATACCCTGATTAAAAACAAAGTGTCATGGACAAtaaaagagagcgaggacggATAGAACCTGCGCcgggacagagaagaccggGTGACGACGCGTACCGTTGCAGGATGAGTTGCAAGTGGAGATGGTTTCTGTTGTGTATGTTTCGGGTTGTTTCTTCCGTATTCACCTGGAGCCTTGAAGGTAGGTGTCGTTCCAACCGGTTGACATGAAATGAAGGAGTGTGTCGATACGTGAGGGACCGTACTAGAAGAAATGATCTCTGAGACAGCATTATTTTTGAGCATTTACAACTCATACAAGGGCTGATGATGCCCATTTGTGCATCTAAGTTGATGCTCGGTTACACATGTCTATATTTACCACGCGACGCAAACCATTCTGTTCTACCTTGTCCCTTAACACACTGTCTACGGGTGCCGATTCTGAAGAAGTCTACGAAACTGGTTTTTCCCGCAAAGACTGCTGCAGCGAACGCACGCAAGTTCAAAAGTGGATCTCGACTGAGACCGCATCG
This Toxoplasma gondii ME49 chromosome VIII, whole genome shotgun sequence DNA region includes the following protein-coding sequences:
- a CDS encoding hypothetical protein (encoded by transcript TGME49_272390~Predicted trans-membrane domain (TMHMM2.0):19-42) — its product is MAEEERQASSPRRRCSILKLFLCLLQFLFCVSTPTLLLSLAALYLVLPLFGDSPNAGFLGFVFADASRLPASGVFSSFPGLYYAQRQEASHPRPSHASHAASLSTVSSSLSSVEPSDGCKRLSTAFSIRRLPPSSDARSSSLSHSSRPLSSAPVAFAGPRRADPLSVEQKGSGDVDTPEAALQLPSLPPHYTIVGFRVQGSQVLPSRLVRQLEKELLSKHVSPASTSSASSTSSSNAPRVSRRSASPSPGSPAASSKSSALSAEENEALIRTFVDIVNAWYLENGYLFAHLVPRPHFLPSSVPVSARGAPGVSAGTETTEKPVPAFLISFDCEEPPTANPPLHLAFFARQRPPKTAPDSPRTQLDTAEKAAQSTSVEHDAHRCEELVETQGTLNPELLAHHLGLVPGKPFKWDAQRWHRVATEADLFADAHATAAVLPGDGGIRVEVAAVEKPACSLRPGLSFSSALRDVEGQLLLEHRNLFGTAARGSVALRLSPSLDFLPGQKQTTDDAVSLPPSRAQSSSLCAELLFNSLSRATDRESVRLLASASSSYSPPPLLPSSPSRSNPSLPSSSLLSRILSAPPPTPESPTSVSGVSAPLPATPPQTPARLLVPAGHFRVGFAASGERRLGAAGTMWGEATIERRKGLYVNLGLAGSASRQGSDSSRLPSSLAEASDTSHVGEKRNEDAPHRKESQSWGDKVRNALGMLQPPRFAPTTTTTSVAMVSADDVASLLPSRERGSVLTDPSVAHDVAKVAGGVRFQFSESSRQFGLPPTRLAPTWGFEASSFAGVYTPYTAADAAAAFAPLTSSGSASTRPGSRPSRVSRDRPLPPLPGLAGFSPPRPHVGTARSFSLSSLVPSRVSAFAAKLVPRPLRDESRFSQRCREVKETVSAALASVSPFVASRAWAAGVWTRTVALANLPFAPVLFASSFPSASPSLYSSCPPLPYCGASLSFASRVFPFSSLFLSRSSYASSTSQGRLRSLLLRPLISLVSPFDFSQLAVRTRLNIDLLLPPRLLLPILASCLSPASSSPSCSARSSPPLPRQMWQDVACRGRALWAQVSSHVSAYLSSCSSALSSAEAVNASVASSLPSSSSLCVLPRLSLCAFPVIHPSTASPAVSLPSTTDPLSPPREAIETSLLSEPAAALPFSSSSTSPMSSSVASSACSAPAKSSEPAGAAGKAHAAPAVVSSLPSHADRRRFLASSLRAAAARLPPWEMLKLSGQKGNRLRAWGAEPVGIFEAVADGAIELSLPIVAR